In Stomoxys calcitrans chromosome 2, idStoCalc2.1, whole genome shotgun sequence, the following proteins share a genomic window:
- the LOC106081876 gene encoding otefin: protein MAALESLSNKELRQKCIEYGMPNVPVTDSSRKILIRRLEAAMSGKPATPNKTNRRETMHVSKPSQMASSAKIDNAAVNINNNTTAASKPTAANRPSRRTIAATTERHVTTTTTVSEPEYSDVSPDRGDEFPMMLPPKTKTPEKPTLYPKLPTKEPSPKPQVLSKTGVVTTSYVKESNINKTYAAPEDDIDSTEEDILEPVKKTLSNPPVYTSSYVPLSESKVSTTGPLSATLSSSTRYSALGSSYVQNKPSTNFTTSNTRQSYEAPTRSSYQPRVTKQYVTDTYNVEDDEDEEDEDEEDEVVLVEDSPVGKDIQTPFLSQFARNLETLKATPIRHSVGPTRITPPKLSGSALRNREAAYTRRTVAGTGHIAPRRSYKPEQDESPFRQFVMALEEKYHLKQTFIIISIFIMAIFIYVFFIQSV from the coding sequence ATGGCCGCCTTGGAATCTTTGAGCAATAAGGAGTTGCGTCAAAAATGCATAGAATATGGAATGCCAAACGTTCCGGTGACCGATTCCAGCCGAAAAATTCTTATACGACGACTGGAAGCCGCGATGTCGGGAAAACCCGCAACTCCCAATAAAACAAATCGTCGAGAAACTATGCACGTTTCGAAACCCTCACAAATGGCGTCATCTGCTAAAATAGACAATGCGGCGGTTAATATTAACAACAACACCACGGCAGCCAGCAAGCCAACAGCCGCCAATAGACCATCGCGGCGTACAATAGCTGCCACCACCGAACGacatgtgactacaacaaccaCAGTAAGTGAACCGGAGTATTCGGATGTCTCCCCTGATCGTGGTGATGAGTTTCCCATGATGTTGCCACCTAAAACAAAGACTCCAGAGAAACCTACACTTTATCCCAAACTGCCGACCAAGGAGCCTTCACCGAAACCACAGGTTTTGAGCAAAACTGGTGTGGTCACCACTTCGTACGTTAAAGAATCAAATATAAACAAGACGTATGCAGCACCTGAAGATGATATTGATTCAACAGAAGAGGATATATTGGAGCCGGTAAAGAAGACTCTCTCCAATCCCCCAGTTTACACCAGCAGTTATGTTCCACTTTCTGAATCGAAAGTTAGCACCACTGGACCGTTGTCGGCAACATTAAGCTCAAGCACACGTTACAGTGCCTTGGGAAGCTCATATGTTCAAAATAAACCTTCAACCAATTTTACAACTTCAAATACAAGACAAAGTTACGAGGCACCAACTCGTTCATCCTATCAACCCAGAGTAACCAAACAATATGTTACCGATACCTACAATGTTGAGGATGACGAAGATGAAGAGGATGAGGATGAAGAAGATGAAGTTGTTTTGGTGGAAGACAGCCCAGTGGGAAAGGATATCCAAACACCATTTCTCAGTCAATTTGCACGCAATCTAGAGACACTAAAGGCTACCCCTATACGTCACTCGGTGGGTCCTACGAGAATCACACCCCCAAAGCTATCAGGTTCAGCTCTGAGAAACCGTGAAGCTGCCTACACACGTCGTACAGTTGCCGGTACTGGGCATATAGCCCCACGCCGTTCTTACAAGCCCGAACAGGATGAATCACCATTTCGTCAGTTTGTAATGGCTCTGGAGGAAAAATACCATCTAAAGCAAACCTTTATTATAATCTCTATCTTTATAATggctatatttatttatgtcTTCTTTATACAAAGTGTTTAA